The Pongo abelii isolate AG06213 chromosome 3, NHGRI_mPonAbe1-v2.0_pri, whole genome shotgun sequence DNA window gcggatcacgaggtcaggagatcgagaccatcctggctaacacagtgaaacaccgtctctaataaaaatacaaaaaaaattagccaggtgtggtggtgggcgcttgtagtcctggctactaggcaggctgaggcaggagaatggcatgaacccaggaggcggagcttgcagtgagccgagatcatgccattgcactccagcctgggcgacacagcgactctgtctcaaaaaaaaaaaaaaaaaaaaaaaaattagctgggcatggtggtgcatgcctgtaatcccaattactcaggaggctgaggcagaagaatcgcttgaacccgggaggtggaggttgcagtgagccgagatcgcaccactgcactccagcctgggtgacagagcaagactccgtatcaaaaaaaaaaaaaaaaaaaaaaaaaaaagtaagtgctTAGCTGGAGTGAGGAGGAAATACTGAATTCCTAGGTCAGGAATTCGTTTCATTTTCACCAGGCGCAGATATCCCAGCTCCTGAAAAAGGCCAAGACCAAGGGTCTGGCCCTGGGCAGGTGTAAGAAAGGACTGTTTTAAGAAGCTTATTACACAAAGCTCTTATTTCTGGATCCACCACTGCTTACATTTGCACCCAGACACCACTTTTAGGTGCAAGAAGAAAGGTCAGGACATAGAGAAAAATGCACACAGAACGATGAGATGACAAGGGAGCAAGCCTGCATCAGAGCACGGCTGATGTCGCGGAAGCCACCAAAGGCACCCACCAGAGCCTTCCCCACCTGCCAAGCCCCTGCAGCACCCGGAGGGCAAGCCAGCTTTCTGAGGCCACGCGGAGTCCAGGGCAGAGGGGACAGTGGGACGGGCTGCCTATGGTAGTGGCTGTTCATGTCAACAGTGCTCAGCCAAGGCAGTGAGGACGAGGACGAGAGCCGGGGCAGCTGACTGGGCCCGGGATGCGGCTCACAGGAGAGGCGTCTGCACACACCTGGCAACTGCAAGGCTTGTTCTCAAGGGTAAGTACACTTGGACAAACGAACACCAGGCTACTTACACAGGGTGAGAGAATTCATAAATATTAGTTAAGGATCTAAAACAAACTTCTTTCTCAAATAACTGAAATCTGAAAGCCTCTGGAAGCCAACTGTCCCTGCACAAAGGTTTACAATTGAGAAGTGTCTCCTGTTCCTATTTTGTCAAGTTTCTTTAATGGCTGAACAGAAAGAAGCTTCAAGTAATGGAGAAGGCATCGTCTGAGCGCAGCTGCTTTCCTGGACGCCTGTGCCGTTCCTGTCTTCCAAATCCTATGCTTGGAGGCCCCCGGAGGGACATTTTTGCCAGGAACCAACCTGACCTTAAAAAGATGAGTGTAACACAGCCGGCTGGGCAGGACGGTGGAGGTGCCACAGGACACCACCCGCCCACGCCCTGGCCAGCCTGACCATGCTGCTGAGTGCCGAATGCAGGGAGGCCGCCCCACCCAGAGGGCACAGGGCAAACCCTAAGCACAGGGCTATTGCCCTTGAAGCCCCAGGGGATGCCCTGTGCGGGATCCTGGTGCCTCAGTGACCAGCCTGCTTGCTGAAGGAGCCCAGGGGCCTGAGCCTGCAACACCGTAAGGGGTGAGAAGGGCATGCTGCTGTGGCCCACTGGACTCAAACCTCACATTAGAAGCTACAAAGAACCCCAAATGCGCTTCAGAGCCCCACCAACCCCCGAGCCAGGCTCATCCCTGACACAGTGAATCCACTGCAGCCCCCGTGGCACGTAGCCCAAGCACCACCCAAGGGAGCCCCATGGCCAGGGCTGCGTTGGAGTCGCGTGGCTCTTGGGGCAGGCAGACCAGCGTGGGAAACTCTGTGCCAACTGACTGCTTAAAGAACTGGGGGAAATAGAAAGCCAAGAAAGAGCTCCGATATACAAGGGAAACCGCACGTGAGAACCAGCACTCCCAGCAGGGAGACGTCACTCTCCAGAGGCCACAGAGATGGCGGGCACCTCTGTCTTCACAGTGACCCACATCCAACTGAAAGTGTGCAGAAGACAGGTCTACTGACACTGAGATCTAGAAATCAAGGTCCACAGGCGAATGGAGGCATCTTCAGCCCTGAGGAGGCCAGGCTGTGTCTCCTGATGCCCCTGAGGGTGGGCACAGCAGCTAGCTCCGTGTGGGCGGAGTCCACGTGGTCCTCATTCTCTTCCCTGGGGACAGGGCAGCACAGTCAGACGCTGAGACGTGAGGCCACACACATGGGGGCCCGGCCCAGCTGCCTCTGGAGCCAGGAGGCCGTGGCAGCCACACCACGGTATGGATCCAGACACGATTCTGTGGAGGGGTTCCAGGATTCCAGACAGATGGAATCTCCGTGGAATGAcgaaaattaaaatttacttgATTATGGAAGTCTCTGATTTATTCCAGCCAAAATATTAGATGAGCCACTAAGAATCACCACAAAGCAATCGCCCTCACGGCCCTTGCCAGGGTGGCAGCACAGCAGGAGGACAGGTGCCCAGGCCAGTGGTTCTAGCTCTTCACCTCTGCGACctccttctctgccttctctttggccttctccttctcctccaccttctcctctTTTTCCAGTGTTGCTACAATCTCAGCCACCTGGCTGGTGGAGATGTGAACATCTTCTTTGTCCACCAGCTCAATCACCTACACACATGGGAAAGGGAGAGGCTCAGGTGGCTGCGCCCTACAGCACGGTGAGGCAGAGGCGGGGCCAGTGCCGTCAGCCGCCCCAGCTGGGGTGGCAGCAGCATGCGCACAATCACTGCCTGCGGGCCCCAGGGTCCTCAGAGCACCAATTCCCCCAAGGGGTGCCACAGGCCCTGGGGAAGGGGCTCAGAGTGGGAGGACAAAGGAGTCAGGGGGCTGCCTTGACAGGTGGCAGACAGCACAATGGGGCTACCAGGGTCAAGTTCCTGCTCTGGCTGGGAACCTGGGCCATGGCTTCCCAGGGCAGAGTGAAGTGACATGCAGGGACCTTGTCcccactctgccacccagactagCAAGGAAGGGAAAGGCAGCTGTGCAGTAGATACCTGATCATTGCTTCCAAACTGAACTGCAAGAAACCAGCCAACACTTCTGCTAGACGTCTGGAAAATCACTAACCTGACGCATGCACCGGGAGCCACGAGGCAGCTTCCCCTCAGAGATGTCAATGATTAGGAAAATTGGTGTGCGCACTCAGGCTAGAGCCCTGCCTTCCCTCTAGAGACTGGATCCTGGGCCAGGGTCTCCAGGGCTACCCTGGAACCTGAGTGGCTGCACTTGGGAGCTCAGCCCAGCAGTCGCCTCTCAGCCTCGGGGGGGTGCCCAAGCTGCCCCCCGGCTCCCCTATGCAGTCGCCTCTCAGCCTCGGGGGACCCCGGCAGGTGAGCCGCCCCCCAGCTCCCTGTGCAGTCGCCTCTCAGCCTCGGGGGCCCCTGAGAAGTGTTTGCCGTCCCCCAACCCCGGCTCCCCAGTGCCACCAGCTGGGGGCGGGGTCCAGTGAGACGCGTGGCCACTAGGTGCGTTTGTTGTCTCAACCCTTGAGTTGTAACTTCAATAATTTCTCACTTCTGATGTTTCAAATGAGAGCAGCGGCTTAAAGGAGCAGTCGCAGTGACAGACCCAAGCCCCTGACAGGAGGAGTAGCTGCCCACGAGGGTGCCAGGCATGCAGTTCCcctgccccgccccaccccagaGCAGGTGGCGGATGACCTGCGCAGTCCCCAGCGAGGCCCACCTTGACGAGGTCATTGATGTTGACCTTGCCGTCCTTGTTTTCATCCAGTGCTGCGGCCAGGCTGGTGAGCTTGCTTTCGGGAATGTGCTTGACTTGCTTCATGGCGTTGATGAGCTCAGCAACACTGATGATGTTCTCCCTGTGGGAGCACAGCCTGCATGTGGCCACGGGCAGGCATCCTGCTACACGGGGCCTCACCGCCCACACCTGTGGCTGCAAGTGGTCAGCACTGACACAGGCGGCTCCGCGTGAGCCAGGCAACCTCCAGCACGGACCCCCAAGGCATGATCCCATCCTGCATACACTGACTGCCAACAGCTCCCAGGGCCAGAGTggacgcacacacacaaacaccaccgGGTCTAGGGTTTCCATGGGCATGGCTGCCCCTCAGTGGCCGCCCCTCTGGGGCCATGGCTGCTGGGCGGTTGTCCTCAGGCCTCTGGCCACTTGGCAATACTTTCGTGATCATGGGGGCTGTGGTGTCCTGGACAGATAAGGGCCTCCAAGAGCAGGGACGAGAGCATGAGCAGGGTGCCACAGGCAGCCCGCCTACAACActgtgggtgtgggggtggagATTTGGAGCCTGCAGGGCACCAGCTGTCACCCAACAGCTGTTTCATTCGCCCAGAAGGGACTCACAAAACAGCAGCTCCCTCAGCCCCTGCTGCAGGAATCTGGGACATATCGGGCACAGAGAAGGCCGACTGCCCGAGCTGGTGTCATTACTGAGCGTGGGTGGGGTCAGGAAGAGGGAGAGGCAAGAGAGAGCCTGGTGATGAGAGGAAACAGAAGCCAAGCGAGGCGGAAGTTGGAGCGGGAGGGAGAGGActgtgggaagaggaagaggggccAGGAAGGGACGAACTGCTCTCGGAGAGGCAGAGACTGACATGCCAGAGGGTTCCTGGCTGGGACTGCTGGTCAAAGGTGGagaggcagccaggcagaggctaCGATGTGCCCTTTGGAGCCAGAAGGGCCCAGCTCAGATCCAGCAAAGGGACCAGCCTCCCTATGTGAGTCTCCCATCCCTCTCCCGCACCCGCCACCCCACTCACCCTGTGGGCATGCCGTTGGCCGGGGCCAGCTTGCCAGCCTGCTGGTCCATCTCCAGCTGCGAGATCAAGCCATCGATCTGCCCGATCATCTGCTGCACCCTTTTTGTCAATCTCTTGCTGGCTTTAGATTCTTCCACGTATTTTTCTTCACCAGTCTTTGAAAGTTCCTTCTTAATCTCCTGCAAGtcctaataaaattattttggttgTAAAAAgtttgtcttaaaagaaaaagggggccaggtgtagtggctcatgcctgtaatcccagtactttgcgaggccaaggcaggcggatcacctgaggttaggagttcgagaccagcctggccaatgtgttgaaaccccgcctctactgaaaatacaaaaattagctgggcatgatggcgggcacctgtaatcccagttacttgggaggctgaggcaggagaatcgcttgaacccaggaggcagaggctgcagtgagccaagaccatgccaacgcactccagcctgggcaacagagcgagactctgtctcaaaaaaaaaaaaaaagaatctggttgagcacagtgactcatgcctgtaatcccagaactctgggaggccaaggcaggaggatcacttgaggacaggagttcgaaaccagcccaggcaacatagcaagactttatctctaccaaaattcaaacaaaaaattagccaggcatggtggtgcacacctgtagtgccagctacccaggagtcagagacaggaggattgcttgagcccaggaagtcgaggctgcagtgagccaagatcacaccactgcactccagcctgagtgacagagcgaggccctatctcaaaaaaaaaaaaaaaaaaggtaataaattAACTTGTAAAGGTAATTAAACCCACTAATTAAAACCAGAGAgttataaaattgtatttctatcatacaaatttcttatttttgtacaCTGCCTTGCAAGCAAAAGACATAAAATCTACTCTGAATCTCAATTTCCTTcacatttgttaaagaaaaaataagtgaacTAATTAATCAAGGAAATTAagtgtctttgttttttgagatagggtcttgctctgtcgcccaggctggagtaaagtggcatgatctcagctcactgcagcctccaactcccagcctCCCACtcccaagtaatcctcctgcctcagtctccggagtagctgggagtacaggcacacaccatcatgcctggctaatttttgcattttttgcagaaatagggtttcaccatttgcccaggctggtctcaaactcctgaactcaagtgatcctactgccttgacctcccaaagtgctgggattacaggcctgagccgccaGTGCCCAGCCTTAAGTGTCTTTTTAAATTccaagttgttttttttcccaCGAGTAAACATCATGAGGAAGAATGGGgaaggcgaggggaggggagggaaggaacagGCTGAGCTGGTGATAAGCACCTCACATCCAGTGGAGAACCCACATGGCATGAGGGCTGCCATAAATCTAGAAATGGCCAATTACTTTTGCCAGTTGAAAAATCAGTTATCATTCCCAACGAgctatgaaaatagtttttaaaaaatcgtattaggggccgggcacagtggctcatgtctgtaatcccagcactttgggatgccgaggcaggtggatcatgaggtcaggagttcgagaccagcctggtcaacatggtgaaaccctctactaaaaatacaaaaaattagccaggtgtagtggcatatgcctgtagtcccagctactcaggaggctgaggcagaagaatcacttgaacccaggaggcggaagttgcaatgagtcgagatcacgccactgcactccagcctgggtgacacagctagacttcgtctcaaaaagagaaaaaaaaaaaaaaaagaagaaaaagaaaaaaaatcgttATTAGGAagtaatatttacaaaaaaagggaaaaaatcaccatggaagaaaagaaaaaagccacttTTACGTAATCATGTATAATATCTCATCAAGTGACCAAACTCTTCATGAGACACCTTCCCATGTTTAGAAACTAAaagatgtggccaggcacagtggccacacctgtaatcccagcactttgagagggcgaggcaggtgggtcacctggggccaggagttcgagatgagcctggtcaacatggtgaaaccccgtctctactaaaaatacaaaaaattgagctgggcatggtggcacatgtttaTAGTCTCatccactcgggaggctgaggcacaagaattgcttgaacccaggagatggaggtcgcagtgagctgaaattgtgccactacactccagcctgggcaacagaacaagaccttctctcaaaaaaaaaaaaaaaaaaaaggtgcacaCACACCTGTGGCCAGAATGGCACACAGCCACATTACAGAGGATTGGTCCAGCCAGAATGGCTGTGGAAAGGTTACTGAATATGGTTTATTTATAATTTGCTTTCCTCTCCAAATACTCTTTGGCCAGCTTATCAAGTATCTGACGGAAGTATTATGTAATACTTTTGGGGCCAGTACAGCGATTTTACTCTTCTTGCAGTCTCAGAGTCCAGGGAGCAAATCCCACCCACCTCGCTGTAGTCCTGCACGTCCTCCTTCAGCAGCTccagctcctccttctccttgGTGAGTGACTTCTTCTGCTCCTGCAGCTTAGAGCAGGCATCGCTGAGGATGTCGATTTCCTCCTTCGTGATCTCTTCCTCCTGGgataaaaatgggcaaacaacAAAGCCTGAGCCAAGGGAAAGAACTGGCCTGTTCCCAAGTGACCAGCTGCTCTGTTCATATTATATGGGCAGCCCAGGGCAAGAGTCTTACTGGACACTCATTGGTAACAAGAGACCAGCAGGGTTCAGGTTCACTGCTACGCTGGCTGCACGCATGCGGTCACTGTCTGCCCTCATATGCCAAACTGCATTTGTTTAAAGCGTGTCATCTATGAATTAACACATGTACTGTGAAACCTTCACTACAGTCAAAGAGTCACCTCCAAATGCATCTTTGTGCCCCCACTGGGTCCCGCCGCCGACCCCCAGGCAACCTCAGGTCCACCTCCGGCCACTGCAGACTCGGGTACACTTTCTAGCATCTTAGATAGACGGATCATCCAGCGCGCACTCTTTTTTTGTCTGACTTCTCTCACTCACTTATTTTGAGATTTGCCCCTGTGGTCATGTGTTTCTTGtcttgtgttttgagacagggtctcactctgttgcccaggctggagtgcagtggtgcaatcatggcttgctgcaggcttgatctcccaagctcaagcaatctcctgccttagcctccccaggagctgggactacaggcacacactgacATATCtggccaactttttattttttgtaaagacggcatctcactatgttacccaggctggtctcaaactcctggactcagacgatcctcccacctcagcttcccacagtgctgatATCACAGGTGTGGGCCCCGCGCCCAGCCCCtctgtttggtttttctttcccTCAGCAACATTTTACACTACTCCGTGGACAGCGCTTGCATATCTTTTTCCAAATTTATCCCTAAGTAGTTCATTTTGGGGGGTGCCATACGGTTCAAACCTTCCCTGACTACTCATTACCATAGTGAAGTACAGTTGATTGTTCACACCATTTGTGAATAAAgagttttcccttttcctttctcatctatatggttttgttttctgtattcaaCTGCCCTGACTGAAACCCCCAGGCTGATGCTGAGCTCAGAGTGAGGACAGACAACCTCATCAGCGTCTCACCACTGAGGGTGACGGCAGCTGGAGGTGTTTCTGCAGATGCTTTTGATTGGGCTGAGAAAGCTGCCTGCGTGTGCAGGACATCTGCGTATCAGGAACGGATACTGGGTTCTGGCACAGGCTCTTTCTGCAGCTACCGAGATAAACATTCCCAGCTTTTCTAATTTAGTCTGTTAATATGGAAATTACATTTTAGAaactttggccaggcgcagtggctcaagcctgtaaacccagcactttgggaggccaaggtgggaggatcacttgaggtcaggagttcgagaccagcctggccaacatggtgaaaccccatctctactaaaaatacaaaaattagccgggtgtggtggtgggtgcctgtaatcccagctactcaggaggctgaggcaggagaatcacttgagcctgggaggtcaagtcttcagtgagccaaggtcacgtctgcactgcagactgggcaacagagtgagatcccacctcaaaagaaaaaaaaattcaagccaaTCTGCACTTTTTGGACAAATCCCATGTGATCATGATTCTTTTTACAGAATAGTTCTATTTAATTTgctaaaaagttaaatttttttttttttgagacagagtctcactctgtcacccactgcaagctccgcctcccgggttcacgccattctcctgtctcagcctcctgagtagctgggactacaggcgcatgccaccatgtctggctaattttttgtatttttagtagaaacggggtttcaccatgttagccaggatggtctcgatctcctgaccctgtgatccgcccacctcggcctcccaaaatgctgggattacaggcgtgagccactgcgcctggccaaattttttttttatggctgggcgtggtggctcatacctgtaatcctagcactttgggaggctgatgcgggaagatcgcttgaggtcaggggtttgagaccagcctggccaacgtagtgaaaccccctctctactaaaaatacaaaaattagctgggtctggtggtgcacgcctgtactcccagctagttgggaggctgaggcagaagagttgcttgaccctgggaggctgggactgcagtgaaccgagacggCGAGTTTGAGATGGAGGCACCAGGAGGCATCCCATGTAAGCAGCACAGGCGCCTGGAGGCTGCACCTCACAGGCTCGCATGGGGAGTCTGAAGATGCCCCAAGCCCAGATCACCCCACAGGAGGTGACAGCAGGTTGGGCCTGTGGAGGAGGCTCCACCTTGAGGGGCCACATTGGCTTCCACACCCCTTCACTGTCTGGGTAAGCTGACAAAGGGCCCTGAAACCTGCCGACTGGCATCTCTACCTGCCACACTGTGGGCCAGGGTGCTAAGTTCACAGCAGCCTCAGCTGCTGTGCACCCACGCACAGTGTGGAGCCCGGCCGGACTCACTCTCTTCCTAACCACCAAGCCTCCTAGGGGCCCAGTGGCCTCGTCCTCAACCCCTTGCACCATCTCCTCTCACTGAGGGCTATAGGTGCCCCGGCTAACCTGTCCCCATCCCTGCCCCACAACTGTCCACAAAGCCAGGCcatgccctcctcagcctccagggccCCAGAACCTGCCTCATTACCTTCAAGCCCTCCAGCACGGGGGCAGTGTCCTTCAAGGTCTCTGACTGCAGGACTGTGTCAGGCATTTCTGGCTGTGGCTCGGTTCCTGGCCTTTGGGGAGCAGCTACCACACGTTCGGGCTCAACATCCTTCTGAAAGGCAAGGCAACACCGGCccggcgcccgccatcacacagAAGCCGTCTTCTCGCTCCCCGAAGCTCAGAACATACGGCAAAGGCCACACTGGGAGCAGGCCTGCAGGTGACAGCGGGCGGCACACCTGCCACAGAAGGTCCCTAGGGAGGCTCCATGCAGCTGCCAGGTCACCTGGGGCCCTATCCGGAACAGGCTAGAGCACCTCATCCATCTCTGGTCTCCCCAAGACTCCACCAAGCTGCCCTGTCACTTGCAGAGCAGGAGGCTGAGCCTGTGGGTGGGCAGCACGCATGTGACCCAAGAGGACCACAGGTCCCCGCTGAAGAGGAGCCCAGAGGCTGGGGGAGCCTGAGGCTCCTCTGCCAGCGCCCCTCACAGCAAGTCCCTGAGGAGAGGGTGGGCACTGCCATATGCTAAGCTTGCCCCTCTGAGACGGCTAAGGTATATCTCCCATGAGCACCACTGTGGCCATTGGGGAGTCCCCATGTCAGAGTTGCAGCCCTCACACCCAGGCACCCTGCCTCCCTGACCACCCcaggaggaaataaaaatgaaggacAGAGCTGCAGGGCAAGCACACGGGAGGCCAAGACTGGGCTTGCGGGGGTTTCTAGGGAGGCTGGGTCAGGACAGCCCCATGCCCCATGGAGCAGGGCCACCGCTTACCGCCGCCTCTGAGCGCTTCTGCAGCTCCTTCTCACGGTGTTCCTGCTGGATGGCCGCCTCCTCCTGCAGCGTGGCCTCCAGCTTGGCCTTGTTGTCCACCTGCTCGCCCTCCACCTCGGCCGCTTTTACCTGCGCTTCCTTTGCCTTCAGAAGAGGGTACATCTGTGGGTGAGCCCAGAAGCCGCCAGAGGCCCCTGCTGCCCCTCACCTCTGTCCTGTGTCCCTTGCCCCTGTCACCACCTGGGCTTCACACACACAGGACAGAAGGCACTGCCGAGGTGCTGCCCGCAATTGCTGGGAGGCCCCTGGACCGCCCTCTGCGCTCGCCCGATGACTCCTGACGTGTGGGAAGGAGCACAGGCGCTGCTGGCACAGCTCCAAGGGCCGCGGCCCAGATCCACAGCAGCCAACACGTGGCCGGGTCGGGACCACTGGCAACTGTGCCACATGGGGGATGGCAGGCAAGGGGCTGGTGaggagggatggaaggaaggggaCAGGTGGCTGGGTGGGGGCACTAGCGAGGGGGCGGGAGGGAGGCTGGGTGGATGGCGGGCTCCTCGACCATGGTTGAGGAATGAGTGCACTTGcacacctccccccaccccagaaaAGCGGGGCCACCTATGAAGAGATGAGGTAAAAGGGGTCTCCGACAGCACGTACCACAATCTCTGGGAGGGTCTGCAGTGTGGACTTGAGCTGGTCAGCTGGAGAGAGGGTGTCCGGGAGGTACATGGCCCGGGACAGGATGAGCAGCGATGTGGGGATCTCCTGATGCAAGTGCAGGTCCAGCCACTGCAACCGAGGCCAGATTCAGCAGATGGGCAGCCCCCACCCTGCTGGCACCACAGCAGGTCCACCCATCTCATCACCAGAATAGCTCTCAGAGAAGATGGTGTCTCAATTCTACAAGGTGTGTCTGTTGCTGTGCTGCGTTACCTGATGACGGCCTTAGTAAACAAAACACCAGAGAGGCTCAGGGGTCAGCAACCCCCACAGCGAGGACCCCAAGGGCCTCAGAACAGGGCACCaattcttcacttaaaaacaccccaggggccgggcgcagtggctcacgcctgtaatcccagcactttgggaggccgaggtgggcggatcacctgaggtcagaagttcgagaccagcctggccaacatggcgaatctcatctctactaaaaatacaaaaaattagccaggcatagtggtgtgcacctgcagtcccagctacttgggtggctgaggcacaagaattgcttgaaccagggaggtggaggttgtttcGAGCCGaaatcgcactactgcactccagcctgtgtgacagagcaagactctgtctcaaacaaagaaacaagaccAGCCCAGGTCAACATATAACGGGCCCACAGAGGCAGTGTCACTGAGGCCGGTCAGCACTCGGGTCCTTGCAGGCTCTGCACAGGCCAGGTTCCAGGGCTGGCTGCTTGAGTGACACCAAGACAATCTCCAAATGGGCAAGAAAGACCGTGACAATGTTTAGAGACAAACTGAACACGGGGCAAAACATGAGAACAAACCCTAAGAAAAGAAAGGCAACGCTGAGAGGTGGGTAGAGAAGGAAAAGTGTGAACACATGACACTCGGGCCCCCAATGCGCCACACTCCCCTGGGGGCCGAGGGGCCTGGGCAGGGACAGCACCTGCCCCCCTGCTCAGACACCCCTGTGTGTATGGCCCATGTCCCCACGGAGCTCCAGAAGGCTGGGCAGAGTGCTAGGGAGTCAGCACCCATGTCagacacagagaaggctctgCTGGGGAATCCGATGGAAGACACAGCTGTAGAAGGCAGGGGGTGCCACAGGATCACACCATAAATACTGTCTGTGTCGAGAGGGGAAGTGTGTACACACACCTTCATCTACACTTGCAGGTTGTGTGAAAAACCCGGCAGGAGGATGACTGCCAACAAGGGCATGCCAGTGCCAGGGCACCGGGAGGAAACCGGCTGGAGCCCTGCACCCCTTAACCTTTCCATGTAAGAGTGAGTGACCGGGGCTGTCACTCTCCGACCTA harbors:
- the LETM1 gene encoding mitochondrial proton/calcium exchanger protein isoform X3, whose translation is MEFLLPVAVKLFPNMLPSTFETQSLKEERLKKELRVKLELAKFLQDTIEEMALKNKAAKGSATKDFSVFFQKIRETGERPSNEEIMRFSKLFEDELTLDNLTRPQLVALCKLLELQSIGTNNFLRFQLTMRLRSIKADDKLIAEEGVDSLSVKELQAACRARGMRALGVTEDRLRGQLKQWLDLHLHQEIPTSLLILSRAMYLPDTLSPADQLKSTLQTLPEIVAKEAQVKAAEVEGEQVDNKAKLEATLQEEAAIQQEHREKELQKRSEAAKDVEPERVVAAPQRPGTEPQPEMPDTVLQSETLKDTAPVLEGLKEEEITKEEIDILSDACSKLQEQKKSLTKEKEELELLKEDVQDYSEDLQEIKKELSKTGEEKYVEESKASKRLTKRVQQMIGQIDGLISQLEMDQQAGKLAPANGMPTGENIISVAELINAMKQVKHIPESKLTSLAAALDENKDGKVNINDLVKVIELVDKEDVHISTSQVAEIVATLEKEEKVEEKEKAKEKAEKEVAEVKS